One region of Streptomyces subrutilus genomic DNA includes:
- a CDS encoding PQQ-dependent sugar dehydrogenase, translating to MRYGSARGRQAGYGAPGGPRRGVLAAVALAGCGALLAAGCSPAGGPKAGPGASPPGTAAGSGSPGPSGSASSSPQVSAPPAKGMVTVTGEVAKGLESPWGVAPLPGGDLLVASRDKGTISRVATGSGAVTRIGEVPGVAPGGEGGLLGLALSPSFASDRLVYVYFTTESDNRIARMRYDEQRPAGQQLGAPDTVLRGIPKGLVHNGGRIAFGPDKMLYAGTGETGETGLAQDKKSLGGKILRMTPDGDPVHGNPEPDSVVYSYGHRNVQGLAWDKDKRLWAAEFGQKAWDELNLIEPGANYGWPQAEGKAGRPGLRDPVAVWKTDEASPSGIAWAEGSVWMAGLRGNRLWRIPLAGAEPVAEPEAFLEGEYGRLRTVVPLGGDRLLLVTSETDGRGSPEAGDDRILTLTVR from the coding sequence ATGCGATACGGAAGTGCGCGCGGACGGCAGGCGGGGTACGGGGCTCCGGGCGGGCCGCGCAGGGGCGTGCTGGCGGCGGTGGCGCTGGCCGGGTGCGGCGCCCTGCTCGCCGCGGGGTGTTCGCCGGCGGGCGGGCCGAAGGCCGGGCCGGGGGCCTCTCCACCGGGCACGGCGGCGGGTTCCGGGTCACCCGGCCCATCGGGGAGTGCGTCCTCCTCACCGCAGGTCTCCGCCCCGCCGGCGAAGGGCATGGTGACGGTGACCGGCGAGGTCGCCAAGGGGCTGGAGTCCCCGTGGGGCGTGGCCCCGCTGCCCGGCGGGGACCTGCTGGTGGCCTCGCGGGACAAGGGGACGATCAGCAGGGTCGCGACGGGCTCGGGCGCGGTCACCCGGATCGGGGAGGTGCCCGGGGTGGCCCCGGGCGGGGAGGGCGGGCTGCTGGGTCTCGCGCTGTCCCCTTCCTTCGCCTCGGACCGGCTGGTGTACGTCTACTTCACGACGGAGTCCGACAACCGCATCGCCCGCATGCGCTATGACGAGCAGCGGCCCGCGGGGCAGCAGCTGGGCGCTCCGGACACGGTGCTCCGGGGCATCCCCAAGGGGCTCGTCCACAACGGCGGCCGGATCGCCTTCGGCCCGGACAAGATGCTCTACGCGGGGACGGGCGAGACCGGTGAGACGGGGCTCGCGCAGGACAAGAAGTCGCTGGGCGGCAAGATCCTGCGGATGACCCCGGACGGGGATCCGGTGCACGGCAATCCGGAGCCGGATTCGGTCGTCTACTCCTACGGGCACCGCAATGTGCAGGGCCTCGCGTGGGACAAGGACAAGCGGCTGTGGGCGGCGGAGTTCGGCCAGAAGGCCTGGGACGAGCTGAATCTGATCGAGCCCGGCGCGAACTACGGCTGGCCGCAGGCCGAGGGGAAGGCCGGCAGACCGGGCCTGCGGGATCCGGTGGCCGTGTGGAAGACCGACGAGGCCTCGCCGAGCGGGATCGCGTGGGCCGAGGGATCTGTGTGGATGGCCGGTCTCAGGGGCAACCGACTGTGGAGGATCCCGCTGGCCGGGGCGGAGCCGGTGGCCGAGCCCGAGGCCTTCCTGGAGGGTGAGTACGGGCGGCTGCGCACGGTGGTGCCGCTCGGCGGAGACCGCTTGCTGCTGGTCACGAGCGAGACGGACGGGCGCGGGTCGCCGGAAGCGGGCGACGACAGGATCCTGACACTGACGGTGCGGTGA
- the ilvN gene encoding acetolactate synthase small subunit has product MSKHTLSVLVENTPGILARIAALFSRRGFNIDSLAVGVTEHPDISRITIVVNVEDLPLEQVTKQLNKLVNVLKIVELEPHNAIERELVLVKVRADNETRSQIVEIVQLFRAKTVDVSPEAVTIEATGGTDKLGAMLKMLEPFGIKELVQSGTIAIGRGGRSITDRSLRALDRSA; this is encoded by the coding sequence ATGTCCAAGCACACGCTCTCCGTCCTGGTCGAGAACACGCCCGGCATCCTCGCCCGGATCGCCGCCCTGTTCTCCCGCCGCGGGTTCAACATCGACTCCCTCGCGGTCGGCGTCACCGAGCACCCCGACATCTCCCGCATCACCATCGTCGTGAACGTCGAGGACCTCCCGCTGGAGCAGGTGACCAAGCAGCTCAACAAGCTGGTCAACGTGCTCAAGATCGTCGAGCTGGAGCCGCACAACGCGATCGAGCGCGAACTCGTCCTGGTGAAGGTCCGCGCCGACAACGAGACCCGCTCGCAGATCGTCGAGATCGTCCAGCTGTTCCGCGCCAAGACGGTCGACGTCTCCCCGGAGGCCGTCACCATCGAGGCCACCGGCGGTACCGACAAGCTCGGCGCGATGCTCAAGATGCTGGAACCCTTCGGCATCAAGGAGCTGGTGCAGTCCGGCACCATCGCCATAGGGCGCGGCGGACGGTCCATCACGGACCGCAGCCTGCGCGCGCTCGACCGCAGCGCCTGA
- a CDS encoding putative bifunctional diguanylate cyclase/phosphodiesterase, producing the protein MSSQGAALLNRPSLSGGGRGLAMQLLLALVSGGYAVGAALNWGSEEVAEIMGDFGLSAAGLLAAVSCYSYARAIDSRERPAWLLFAFSSLMGACGNAVWGWYEVILGQDVPKPSLADFAFLCFAPPAIVGLLVLAKRPVTRAGWVCLGLDSWLIGGSLLTLSWSLALAHAARTAQSGAPGSVPRAALSLAYPLLDIALVSMVLVLHFRRSESNRSAVNTAIAALALTVLSDALFTSPLLSAEYQSGQLLDAGWFVGSLLLAYAPWGARRLHPGPEPAGPRRVERPHSRPITGSLPALTPYLAAAVCTLGILYNVVDGRKVDRVVVFTGCTVVLALVIRQGIMLLDNIALTQELAQKENHFRSLVQGSSDVIMIAAPTGTLRYVSPAAAGVYGREAEELVGTELATLIHPDDLGRVVYEVRRFLAAPPTEEPTTRIECRFKSGGGEWLNVESTVNRHQGGLILNSRDVTERVRLQAQLQHSAEHDPLTDLPNRALFTRRVRQALTGRRAGDHSSAVLFIDLDGFKAVNDTIGHQAGDELLVEAARRLQDSVRAGDTAARLGGDEFAALIVGDGSRDRSAREYQVHEIADRLRTTLSQPYRIGGSEVRVAASIGVAFADPGITPADLMRNADLAMYRAKAGGKDRVELYAPQMQAEVVRKAELAGRLRTALHEGEFALLHQPVVSLATGEVSAVAAQARWRSAQGILFTPAEFLRVAEYSEGAAADTPPGLPAGTGARSAELGRWVLEQAVEQAADRHRAGHDVPVAVRMTAQRLLEHAVPVGSVEALLNRHGLPSGALVLELAVSDPRVPFDDLERRLTALHRLGVGIALDGFGSGYAAISALRRLPVGVLKLDRGLVEGVVESARLHKITAGLLRIANDLGMQSVADGVDLPEQVAALRAMGCTHGQGMAFSGPLDEYRLRRALVRGTFPVPGGAVQPALAGGSSGGSMAIRGSHNETPVPPT; encoded by the coding sequence GTGAGCTCCCAGGGGGCGGCGCTCCTGAACCGCCCGTCCCTCTCGGGCGGAGGCAGGGGCCTGGCCATGCAGCTGCTCCTCGCCCTGGTCAGCGGGGGGTACGCCGTCGGCGCCGCCCTCAACTGGGGATCGGAGGAAGTCGCCGAAATCATGGGTGACTTCGGGCTCAGCGCCGCCGGCTTACTCGCCGCAGTCTCCTGCTACTCCTACGCGCGGGCGATCGACAGCCGCGAGCGCCCCGCCTGGCTGCTCTTCGCCTTCTCCTCCCTCATGGGCGCCTGCGGCAACGCGGTCTGGGGCTGGTACGAGGTGATCCTCGGCCAGGACGTGCCCAAGCCCTCGCTGGCCGACTTCGCCTTCCTGTGCTTCGCCCCGCCGGCCATCGTGGGCCTGCTCGTCCTCGCCAAGCGCCCGGTCACCCGGGCCGGCTGGGTCTGCCTCGGACTCGACTCCTGGCTCATCGGCGGCTCCCTGCTCACCCTCTCCTGGAGCCTGGCGCTCGCCCACGCGGCACGGACCGCCCAGTCCGGGGCCCCCGGCAGCGTCCCGCGCGCCGCCCTCTCGCTCGCCTATCCGCTCCTGGACATCGCGCTGGTCTCGATGGTCCTGGTCCTGCACTTCCGGCGCTCCGAGTCCAACCGCTCCGCCGTCAACACCGCCATCGCCGCGCTCGCCCTGACGGTGCTCAGCGACGCCCTGTTCACCTCACCGCTGCTCAGCGCCGAGTACCAGTCCGGCCAGCTGCTCGACGCCGGCTGGTTCGTGGGCTCGCTGCTGCTCGCGTACGCGCCCTGGGGCGCCCGGCGCCTCCATCCCGGGCCGGAGCCCGCCGGCCCCCGGCGCGTCGAGAGGCCGCACAGCCGTCCCATCACCGGCTCGCTGCCCGCCCTCACCCCGTACCTCGCGGCCGCGGTCTGCACCCTGGGCATCCTCTACAACGTCGTGGACGGCCGGAAGGTCGACCGCGTGGTCGTCTTCACCGGCTGCACCGTCGTGCTCGCCCTCGTCATCCGCCAGGGCATCATGCTCCTCGACAACATCGCACTGACCCAGGAACTGGCCCAGAAGGAGAACCACTTCCGCTCCCTGGTCCAGGGCTCCAGCGACGTCATCATGATCGCCGCGCCCACGGGCACCCTGCGGTACGTGAGCCCGGCCGCGGCCGGGGTCTACGGCCGCGAGGCCGAGGAGCTGGTCGGCACCGAGCTCGCGACCCTGATCCATCCCGACGACCTCGGCAGGGTGGTCTACGAGGTACGCCGCTTCCTGGCCGCTCCGCCGACCGAGGAGCCCACCACCCGCATCGAATGCCGTTTCAAATCGGGCGGCGGCGAGTGGCTCAACGTGGAGTCCACCGTCAACCGGCACCAGGGCGGGCTCATCCTCAACAGCCGGGACGTGACCGAACGGGTCCGCCTCCAGGCGCAGCTCCAGCACAGCGCCGAACACGATCCGCTGACCGACCTGCCCAACCGGGCCCTGTTCACCCGCCGCGTCCGCCAGGCCCTGACCGGCCGGCGCGCGGGCGACCACAGCTCGGCCGTGCTCTTCATCGACCTGGACGGCTTCAAGGCGGTCAACGACACCATCGGCCACCAGGCCGGCGACGAGCTGCTCGTCGAGGCCGCCCGCAGGCTCCAGGACTCGGTGCGCGCCGGGGACACCGCGGCCCGCCTCGGCGGGGACGAGTTCGCCGCCCTGATCGTGGGCGACGGCAGCCGCGACCGCAGCGCCCGCGAGTACCAGGTGCACGAGATCGCCGACCGGCTGCGCACCACGCTCTCCCAGCCCTACCGGATCGGGGGCAGCGAGGTCCGGGTCGCCGCGAGCATCGGCGTGGCCTTCGCCGACCCCGGCATCACCCCTGCGGACCTGATGCGCAACGCGGATCTCGCGATGTACCGGGCCAAGGCGGGCGGCAAGGACCGCGTGGAGCTGTACGCCCCGCAGATGCAGGCCGAGGTCGTGCGGAAGGCCGAGCTGGCGGGGCGGCTGCGGACCGCACTGCACGAGGGGGAGTTCGCGCTGCTGCACCAGCCCGTGGTCTCACTGGCCACCGGCGAGGTCTCCGCCGTGGCCGCACAGGCCCGCTGGCGCTCGGCTCAGGGGATCCTCTTCACCCCGGCGGAGTTCCTCCGGGTGGCCGAGTACAGCGAGGGCGCGGCCGCGGATACCCCTCCCGGCCTGCCCGCCGGCACCGGCGCCCGCAGCGCGGAGCTCGGGCGCTGGGTGCTGGAGCAGGCCGTGGAGCAGGCCGCCGACCGGCACCGGGCCGGGCACGACGTACCCGTGGCCGTGCGGATGACCGCCCAGCGGCTGCTCGAGCACGCCGTGCCCGTGGGCTCCGTGGAGGCGCTGCTGAACCGGCACGGGCTGCCCTCCGGGGCCCTGGTCCTGGAGCTCGCCGTATCCGACCCCAGAGTGCCCTTCGACGATCTGGAACGCCGGCTGACCGCCCTGCACCGGCTCGGGGTGGGGATCGCGCTGGACGGCTTCGGCAGCGGCTACGCGGCCATCAGCGCCCTGCGGCGCCTGCCGGTGGGCGTCCTCAAGCTGGACCGGGGCCTGGTGGAGGGCGTCGTGGAGTCCGCCCGGCTCCACAAGATCACCGCAGGTCTGTTGCGGATCGCAAACGACCTGGGCATGCAGTCGGTGGCCGACGGGGTGGATCTGCCGGAGCAGGTCGCGGCCCTGCGCGCCATGGGGTGCACCCACGGCCAGGGAATGGCGTTCTCCGGCCCGCTCGACGAATACAGGCTGCGGCGTGCCCTCGTGCGCGGTACGTTCCCAGTACCGGGTGGTGCGGTCCAGCCCGCCCTGGCCGGTGGTTCGTCCGGGGGATCGATGGCCATCCGAGGCTCACATAATGAGACGCCCGTCCCACCTACTTGA
- the ilvC gene encoding ketol-acid reductoisomerase: MAELFYENDADLSIIQGRKVAVIGYGSQGHAHALSLRDSGVDVVVGLKEGSKSKAKAEEQGLKVLPVAEAAEWANVIMILTPDPLQAEIYEESIKDHLQEGDALFFGHGFNVRYGFIKPPAHVDVALVAPKGPGHLVRRQYEEGRGVPCIAAVEQDHSGNAFALALSYAAGIGGTRAGVIKTTFTEETETDLFGEQAVLCGGASALVKAGFETLTEAGYQPEIAYFECLHELKLIVDLMYEGGLEKMRWSVSETAEWGDYITGPRIITDATKAEMKKVLAEIQSGEFANTWMAEYKAGLPKYNEYKKADEAHLLETTGKKLRKLMSWVDSNES, translated from the coding sequence GTGGCCGAGCTGTTCTACGAGAACGACGCCGACCTGTCCATCATCCAGGGCCGCAAGGTCGCGGTCATCGGTTACGGCAGCCAGGGCCACGCCCACGCGCTGTCGCTCCGTGACTCCGGCGTCGACGTCGTCGTCGGCCTGAAGGAGGGCTCGAAGTCCAAGGCCAAGGCCGAGGAGCAGGGCCTGAAGGTCCTCCCGGTGGCCGAGGCCGCCGAGTGGGCCAACGTCATCATGATCCTGACCCCGGACCCGCTCCAGGCCGAGATCTACGAGGAGTCCATCAAGGACCACCTCCAGGAGGGTGACGCGCTCTTCTTCGGCCACGGCTTCAACGTCCGCTACGGCTTCATCAAGCCCCCGGCCCACGTGGACGTCGCCCTGGTCGCGCCGAAGGGCCCGGGCCACCTGGTCCGCCGCCAGTACGAGGAGGGCCGCGGCGTTCCGTGTATCGCGGCCGTCGAGCAGGACCACTCGGGCAACGCCTTCGCCCTCGCGCTCTCGTACGCGGCCGGCATCGGCGGCACCCGCGCCGGCGTCATCAAGACCACCTTCACCGAGGAGACCGAGACCGACCTGTTCGGTGAGCAGGCCGTCCTCTGCGGTGGCGCCTCCGCGCTGGTCAAGGCCGGTTTCGAGACCCTGACCGAGGCCGGCTACCAGCCGGAGATCGCGTACTTCGAGTGCCTGCACGAGCTGAAGCTCATCGTGGACCTCATGTACGAGGGCGGCCTGGAGAAGATGCGCTGGTCGGTCTCCGAGACCGCCGAGTGGGGCGACTACATCACCGGCCCGCGGATCATCACCGACGCCACCAAGGCCGAGATGAAGAAGGTCCTCGCGGAGATCCAGAGCGGCGAGTTCGCCAACACCTGGATGGCGGAGTACAAGGCGGGCCTGCCGAAGTACAACGAGTACAAGAAGGCCGACGAGGCGCACCTGCTCGAGACCACCGGCAAGAAGCTGCGCAAGCTGATGAGCTGGGTCGACAGCAACGAGAGCTGA
- a CDS encoding DUF6191 domain-containing protein, which translates to MDAVFNMIEELFNPGRKHTDEEKKRLELSRADVNDGDPGRGPIDLESGQVLIRVGERPPAGR; encoded by the coding sequence GTGGACGCGGTGTTCAACATGATCGAGGAGCTCTTCAACCCGGGACGCAAGCACACGGACGAGGAGAAGAAGCGGCTGGAGCTGTCCCGGGCCGACGTCAATGACGGGGACCCGGGACGGGGGCCGATAGACCTGGAGTCCGGCCAGGTGCTCATACGCGTCGGTGAGCGGCCTCCGGCCGGACGCTGA
- a CDS encoding aldo/keto reductase, giving the protein MERRSIGAGALAVGAVGLGCMPMSWAYAPSRRRGQESLAAVHTALDLGSNLLDTADLYGPFTNELLLGRVLAERRSEAFVSAKVGLRAGDQHVVADGRPGYLRRACDATLRRLRTDVIDLYQLHRVDPDVPVEETWGAMAELVGAGKVRALGFCALGAGAGPGAGRRGDRAYGTTVRHLERAQQVFPVSAVQAELSVWSPEAAWQLLPWCAARGVGFLAAMPLGSGFLTGTLTPGEGFESQDVRARHPRFTAHAMASNQALVAGLRRVAGRHGPGVTAAQVALAWVLAQGPQVVPVPGADRARWAAENAAAAEVRLTAGDLSEIAALPAAVGAWD; this is encoded by the coding sequence GTGGAGCGCAGGTCGATCGGGGCGGGGGCGCTGGCGGTGGGCGCCGTCGGTCTCGGCTGTATGCCGATGAGCTGGGCGTACGCGCCTTCGCGGCGGCGGGGGCAGGAATCGCTGGCGGCGGTGCACACGGCGCTGGACCTGGGGTCGAACCTGCTGGACACGGCCGATCTGTACGGGCCGTTCACCAACGAGCTGCTGCTGGGGCGGGTGCTGGCGGAACGGCGCTCGGAGGCCTTCGTCTCCGCCAAGGTGGGGCTGCGGGCCGGGGACCAGCACGTGGTGGCCGACGGGAGGCCGGGCTATCTGCGGCGGGCCTGCGATGCCACGCTGCGCCGGCTGCGGACCGATGTCATAGACCTCTACCAGTTGCACCGGGTGGATCCGGACGTGCCGGTGGAGGAGACCTGGGGCGCGATGGCGGAGCTGGTGGGCGCGGGGAAGGTGCGGGCGCTCGGGTTCTGCGCGCTGGGGGCCGGAGCCGGGCCGGGGGCCGGGCGGCGCGGGGACCGGGCGTACGGGACGACCGTGCGGCACCTGGAGCGGGCCCAGCAGGTGTTCCCGGTGAGCGCCGTGCAGGCGGAGCTGTCGGTGTGGTCGCCGGAGGCGGCGTGGCAGCTCCTGCCGTGGTGCGCGGCGCGCGGGGTGGGCTTCCTGGCGGCGATGCCGCTGGGCAGCGGGTTCCTGACCGGGACGCTGACTCCGGGTGAGGGGTTCGAGTCGCAGGACGTGCGGGCCCGGCACCCTCGGTTCACGGCGCACGCGATGGCCTCGAACCAGGCGCTGGTGGCGGGGCTGCGGCGGGTGGCCGGGCGGCACGGCCCCGGGGTCACGGCCGCGCAGGTGGCGCTGGCCTGGGTGCTGGCGCAGGGTCCGCAGGTGGTTCCGGTGCCGGGGGCCGACCGGGCGCGGTGGGCGGCGGAGAACGCGGCGGCGGCGGAGGTGCGGCTGACGGCCGGGGACCTCTCCGAGATCGCCGCCCTGCCGGCCGCGGTGGGAGCCTGGGACTGA
- a CDS encoding 2-hydroxyacid dehydrogenase encodes MTVKTRDVWLPFPAEEIEGLPDSFTYRHWDGEDAFPADPADCVFYVTPYMKSPEVTVRPLAAMPALRVVQTLTAGTDHILGGLADLRPGVRLCNAAGVHTASTAELALALTLASLRGIPGMVRGQDREEWRFGVYDALADKSVLIVGYGSIGSAVEDRLAPFECERVTRVARSARTAPRGPVHALADLPELLPGADVVILTTPLDDTTRGLAGAAFLGRMKDGALLVNVARGPVVDTKSLLAEVESGRLRAALDVTDPEPLPAGHPLWHAPNVLITPHVGGSSTAFAPRAKRMLARQLTRFAAGDPVEHTVLTTT; translated from the coding sequence ATGACTGTAAAGACCCGCGACGTCTGGCTCCCGTTCCCCGCCGAGGAGATCGAGGGCCTGCCCGACTCCTTCACGTACCGCCACTGGGACGGCGAGGACGCCTTCCCGGCCGATCCCGCCGACTGCGTCTTCTACGTCACCCCGTACATGAAGTCCCCCGAGGTCACCGTGCGTCCGCTGGCCGCCATGCCCGCCCTCCGGGTCGTCCAGACCCTCACCGCGGGCACGGACCACATCCTCGGCGGGCTCGCGGACCTGCGACCCGGAGTGCGCCTGTGCAACGCGGCCGGGGTGCACACGGCGAGCACCGCCGAGCTCGCCCTCGCCCTGACCCTCGCCTCCCTGCGCGGCATCCCCGGCATGGTCCGCGGCCAGGACCGCGAGGAATGGCGGTTCGGGGTCTACGACGCCCTCGCCGACAAGTCCGTGCTGATCGTCGGCTACGGGTCGATCGGCTCGGCCGTCGAGGACCGGCTCGCGCCCTTCGAGTGCGAGCGCGTCACCCGTGTCGCCCGCTCGGCGCGCACCGCACCGCGCGGCCCCGTCCACGCCTTGGCCGATCTGCCCGAACTCCTGCCCGGCGCCGACGTGGTGATCCTCACGACCCCGCTCGACGACACCACCCGCGGGCTGGCCGGAGCCGCGTTCCTCGGCCGCATGAAGGACGGCGCCCTGCTCGTGAACGTCGCACGCGGGCCCGTCGTCGACACCAAGTCCCTGCTGGCCGAGGTCGAGTCGGGCCGGCTGCGCGCGGCGCTCGACGTGACCGACCCCGAACCGCTGCCCGCCGGCCACCCCCTCTGGCATGCTCCGAACGTCCTGATCACGCCTCATGTCGGCGGCAGCAGCACGGCCTTCGCGCCACGGGCCAAGCGCATGCTCGCGCGCCAGCTCACGCGGTTCGCCGCCGGGGACCCCGTGGAGCACACGGTGCTGACCACCACCTGA
- a CDS encoding acetolactate synthase large subunit, whose product MPMTEQATGAHHPQPRPRSGGQQSAAVEHVTGAQSLIRSLEEVGCDTVFGIPGGAILPAYDPMMDSKKVRHILVRHEQGAGHAATGYAQATGKVGVCMATSGPGATNLVTPIADAHMDSVPLVAITGQVSSKAIGTDAFQEADIVGITMPITKHNFLVTRAEDIPRTIAEAFHIAATGRPGPVLVDIAKDALQAKTTFTWPPAQDLPGYRPVTKPHAKQIREAAKLICQAKRPVLYVGGGVMKSGATAELKVLAELTGLPVCTTLMALGSFPDSHPLHVGMPGMHGAVTAVTALQKSDLLIALGTRFDDRVTGKLDSFAPFAKIIHADIDPAEIGKNRAVDVPIVGDAREVIADLIQAVQAEHTEGNAGDYSAWWKDLNRWRDTYPLGYDLPQDGSLSPQQVIERIGALAPKGTVFAAGVGQHQMWASHFVKYEEPRTWLNSGGAGTMGYAVPAAMGAKVGMPERTVWAIDGDGCFQMTNQELVTCALNNIPIKVAIINNGALGMVRQWQTLFYNQRYSNTVLHADETGHDTVGSQLGESVAPRKGTRVPDFVKLSEAMGCVALRCEDPADLDKVIAEANAINDRTVVIDFIVHEDAMVWPMVAAGTSNDEVMAARGVRPDFGDNEDD is encoded by the coding sequence ATGCCGATGACCGAGCAGGCCACCGGGGCCCACCATCCGCAGCCGCGGCCCCGTTCCGGCGGACAGCAGTCCGCCGCAGTTGAGCACGTCACGGGCGCGCAGTCCCTCATCCGCTCTCTCGAAGAGGTGGGGTGCGACACCGTCTTCGGCATTCCGGGCGGCGCCATCCTCCCCGCGTACGACCCGATGATGGACTCGAAGAAGGTCCGTCACATCCTGGTCCGCCACGAGCAGGGGGCCGGCCACGCCGCCACCGGCTACGCGCAGGCCACGGGCAAGGTCGGCGTCTGTATGGCCACCTCCGGGCCGGGTGCCACGAACCTGGTCACCCCGATCGCCGACGCGCACATGGACTCCGTGCCGCTCGTCGCCATCACCGGCCAGGTCTCCTCCAAGGCGATCGGCACCGACGCCTTCCAGGAGGCGGACATCGTCGGCATCACCATGCCGATCACCAAGCACAACTTCCTGGTCACCCGGGCCGAGGACATCCCGCGGACGATCGCCGAGGCCTTCCACATCGCAGCCACCGGCCGCCCGGGCCCGGTCCTGGTCGACATCGCCAAGGACGCCCTGCAGGCGAAGACCACCTTCACGTGGCCGCCCGCCCAGGACCTCCCCGGTTACCGGCCGGTCACCAAGCCGCACGCCAAGCAGATCCGCGAGGCCGCCAAGCTCATCTGCCAGGCCAAGCGCCCGGTCCTGTACGTCGGCGGCGGCGTCATGAAGTCCGGCGCGACCGCCGAGCTGAAGGTCCTCGCCGAGCTGACCGGCCTCCCGGTCTGTACCACCCTGATGGCGCTCGGGTCCTTCCCCGACAGCCACCCGCTGCACGTCGGCATGCCCGGCATGCACGGCGCGGTCACGGCCGTCACCGCCCTGCAGAAGTCGGACCTGCTGATCGCGCTCGGCACCCGCTTCGACGACCGCGTCACCGGCAAGCTGGACAGCTTCGCCCCGTTCGCCAAGATCATCCACGCGGACATCGACCCGGCCGAGATCGGCAAGAACCGCGCGGTCGACGTCCCGATCGTCGGCGACGCCCGCGAGGTCATCGCCGACCTGATCCAGGCCGTCCAGGCCGAGCACACCGAGGGCAACGCCGGTGACTACAGCGCCTGGTGGAAGGACCTCAACCGCTGGCGCGACACCTACCCGCTGGGCTACGACCTGCCGCAGGACGGCAGCCTCTCGCCGCAGCAGGTCATTGAGCGGATCGGCGCGCTCGCGCCGAAGGGCACCGTCTTCGCGGCCGGCGTCGGCCAGCACCAGATGTGGGCCTCGCACTTCGTGAAGTACGAGGAGCCCCGCACCTGGCTGAACTCCGGCGGCGCCGGAACCATGGGCTACGCGGTCCCGGCCGCGATGGGCGCCAAGGTCGGCATGCCCGAGCGCACGGTCTGGGCGATCGACGGCGACGGCTGCTTCCAGATGACCAATCAGGAACTGGTCACCTGCGCGCTGAACAACATCCCGATCAAGGTCGCGATCATCAACAACGGCGCGCTGGGCATGGTCCGCCAGTGGCAGACGCTGTTCTACAACCAGCGCTACTCGAACACCGTGCTCCACGCGGACGAGACCGGCCACGACACCGTCGGCTCCCAGCTCGGCGAGTCCGTCGCCCCCCGCAAGGGCACCCGCGTCCCGGACTTCGTCAAGCTGTCCGAGGCCATGGGCTGCGTCGCCCTGCGCTGCGAGGACCCGGCCGACCTCGACAAGGTCATCGCCGAGGCCAACGCGATCAACGACCGTACGGTGGTCATCGACTTCATCGTCCACGAGGACGCCATGGTGTGGCCGATGGTCGCCGCCGGCACCTCCAACGACGAGGTCATGGCAGCCCGGGGCGTCCGTCCCGACTTCGGCGACAACGAAGACGACTGA